From one Streptomyces sp. N50 genomic stretch:
- a CDS encoding amidohydrolase, translated as MSERTPEPSTVLLRRGEVHSPADPFATAMVVERGQVAWVGSEGAADAFADGVDEVVDLDGALVTPAFTDAHVHTTATGLALTGLDLSDAPSLEAALSLVRDFAAARPADRVLLGHGWDAARWPGGRPPTRAELDTATGGRPLYLSRIDVHSAVVTTALLDLVPGFEAPDGPLTADAHHAVRATALAAITPEQRVEAQRTALAHAASLGVGSVHECAGPEISSEDDFTGLLRLAAEELGPRVVGYWAEQDVEKARELGAVGAAGDLFVDGALGSHTACLHEPYTDAGHTGLAYLDVDAVAAHVAACTEAGLQAGFHAIGDAAVTAVVDGVRKAAEKVGLGRVRAARHRVEHAEMLTPETIAAFAELGLTASVQPAFDALWGGEEGMYAQRLGVERARALNPFAALLRAGVPLAFGSDSPVTPIDPWGTIRAAAFHRTAEHRVSVRAAFTAHTRGGWRAVGRDDAGVLVPGAPADYAVWRTDALVVQAPDDRVARWSTDPRSGTPGLPDLTPGRDLPVCLRTVVGGRTVFVRPGE; from the coding sequence ATGAGTGAGCGCACCCCCGAGCCGTCGACCGTCCTGCTCCGCCGCGGCGAAGTCCACAGTCCCGCCGACCCGTTCGCGACCGCGATGGTCGTGGAGCGCGGCCAGGTCGCCTGGGTCGGCTCCGAGGGCGCCGCCGACGCCTTCGCGGACGGCGTCGACGAGGTGGTCGACCTGGACGGCGCGCTGGTCACCCCGGCGTTCACCGACGCACACGTCCACACGACGGCCACCGGCCTCGCGCTCACCGGCCTCGACCTGTCCGACGCGCCCTCCCTGGAGGCGGCCCTGTCCCTCGTCCGGGACTTCGCCGCCGCCCGCCCGGCCGACCGCGTCCTGCTCGGCCACGGCTGGGACGCCGCCCGCTGGCCCGGGGGCCGTCCGCCGACCCGCGCCGAACTCGACACGGCGACCGGCGGACGCCCGCTCTACCTCTCCCGCATCGACGTCCACTCCGCCGTCGTCACCACGGCCCTGCTCGACCTCGTCCCCGGTTTCGAAGCGCCGGACGGCCCCCTCACCGCCGACGCCCACCACGCCGTACGCGCCACCGCGCTCGCCGCCATCACGCCGGAGCAGCGCGTCGAGGCGCAGCGGACCGCCCTGGCCCACGCCGCCTCCCTGGGTGTCGGTTCGGTCCATGAGTGCGCCGGACCCGAGATCTCCTCCGAGGACGACTTCACGGGCCTGCTGCGCCTCGCCGCCGAGGAGCTCGGGCCGCGCGTCGTCGGCTACTGGGCCGAGCAGGACGTCGAGAAGGCGCGGGAACTGGGCGCCGTAGGAGCGGCGGGGGACCTCTTCGTCGACGGCGCTCTCGGGTCGCACACCGCGTGTCTGCACGAGCCGTACACCGACGCCGGGCACACCGGTCTCGCGTACCTCGACGTGGACGCCGTCGCCGCCCATGTCGCCGCCTGCACCGAGGCGGGCCTCCAGGCGGGCTTCCACGCCATCGGGGACGCCGCGGTGACCGCCGTGGTCGACGGCGTCCGGAAGGCCGCGGAGAAGGTCGGCCTGGGCCGCGTCCGCGCCGCCCGTCACCGGGTCGAGCACGCCGAGATGCTCACCCCGGAGACCATCGCGGCCTTCGCCGAGCTGGGGCTGACCGCTTCCGTGCAGCCCGCCTTCGACGCGCTGTGGGGCGGCGAGGAGGGCATGTACGCCCAGCGGCTCGGTGTGGAGCGGGCGCGTGCCCTGAACCCCTTCGCGGCCCTGCTGCGGGCCGGGGTGCCGCTCGCCTTCGGCTCCGACAGCCCGGTCACCCCGATCGACCCGTGGGGCACGATCCGCGCCGCCGCGTTCCACCGGACGGCTGAACATCGCGTCTCGGTGCGGGCCGCGTTCACCGCGCATACGCGGGGCGGCTGGCGGGCCGTAGGACGGGACGACGCGGGTGTTCTGGTGCCGGGCGCGCCCGCCGACTACGCCGTCTGGCGGACCGACGCCCTGGTCGTGCAGGCGCCCGACGACCGGGTCGCGCGCTGGTCGACCGACCCGCGCTCCGGCACACCCGGACTGCCCGACCTGACACCGGGCCGCGACCTTCCCGTCTGTCTGCGCACCGTCGTGGGCGGACGGACGGTGTTCGTACGGCCGGGCGAGTGA
- a CDS encoding glycerophosphodiester phosphodiesterase translates to MTTLIRHPYLDHPGPIPFAHRGGAADGLENTVFQFRRAVELGYRYIETDVHATADGKLVAFHDETLDRVTDGAGRIADLFWSDVSHARVAGKEPVPLFEELLETFPEVRWNVDIKAEPALRPLLDLLERTDSWNRVLVGSFSEKRVVRAQHLAGPRLATSFGTRGVLNLRLRSWGAPLPVRRSAVAAQVPEEQSGVPVVDRRFVQAAHARGVQVHVWTINEADRMHRLLDLGVDGIMTDHIDTLREVMVERGVWA, encoded by the coding sequence GTGACCACGCTCATACGTCATCCGTACCTCGACCACCCCGGCCCGATCCCCTTCGCCCACCGGGGCGGGGCGGCGGACGGCCTGGAGAACACCGTGTTCCAGTTCCGCCGCGCGGTGGAGCTGGGCTACCGGTACATCGAGACCGACGTCCACGCCACGGCGGACGGAAAGCTCGTCGCCTTCCACGACGAGACCCTGGACCGGGTCACCGACGGCGCCGGGCGGATCGCGGACCTGTTCTGGTCGGACGTGAGCCACGCGCGCGTGGCAGGCAAGGAACCGGTGCCCCTCTTCGAGGAGCTGCTGGAGACCTTCCCCGAGGTGCGCTGGAACGTCGACATCAAGGCGGAGCCGGCACTCCGCCCCCTCCTGGACCTCCTGGAGCGCACCGACTCCTGGAACCGCGTCCTCGTCGGCTCCTTCTCCGAGAAGCGCGTGGTCCGCGCCCAGCACCTGGCAGGGCCGCGCCTGGCCACGTCGTTCGGCACGCGCGGGGTGCTGAATCTGCGGCTGCGGTCCTGGGGAGCGCCGCTCCCGGTGCGCCGCTCGGCGGTCGCCGCACAGGTGCCCGAGGAGCAGTCGGGCGTCCCTGTGGTTGACCGGCGCTTCGTGCAGGCCGCACACGCGCGTGGAGTGCAGGTCCACGTGTGGACCATCAACGAGGCCGATCGCATGCACCGGCTCCTGGACCTGGGAGTCGATGGCATCATGACCGATCACATCGACACACTGCGCGAGGTCATGGTGGAGCGGGGCGTCTGGGCCTGA
- a CDS encoding phosphotransferase family protein, producing MATAPRPRTTTRDPEELAQRLTAWLGTRLPGAKVVDVRVPGSNGMSSETLLFDIEHPEPPLQACALRLAADPAAYTVFPVYDMPRQFRTMRLVAERTDLPVPEVRWLEEDPGPLGAPFFVMERAEGRVPPDVMPYTYEGNWLHAATDAEREHLEARSVGLIARLHDQVPLSEAEFLTLPGEGGALTRHVASQRAYYEWVVDGVARSPLIESAFDRLTELWPADPGEPVLNWGDARIGNVVYDGFDPVAVLDWEMAAPAPREVDLGWTVYLHRFFQDLTVAFGQVGLPEFFRRDRVEARYAELTGHTPRDMDFYTLYAALRHAIVMLRIAYRQVHFGEVAVPADPDTLILHHGSLRAMVQGSYWG from the coding sequence ATGGCGACCGCACCCCGGCCCCGTACCACCACCCGTGACCCCGAGGAACTCGCCCAGCGACTCACCGCCTGGCTCGGCACTCGGCTGCCCGGCGCCAAGGTTGTCGACGTCAGGGTTCCCGGGTCGAACGGTATGTCCAGCGAGACCCTGCTCTTCGACATCGAACACCCCGAACCACCGCTCCAGGCCTGTGCGTTGAGGCTCGCGGCGGACCCGGCGGCGTACACCGTCTTCCCGGTCTACGACATGCCGCGCCAGTTCCGCACGATGCGGCTGGTCGCCGAGCGGACCGATCTGCCGGTACCCGAAGTACGTTGGCTGGAGGAGGACCCGGGCCCGCTCGGCGCGCCGTTCTTCGTCATGGAGCGTGCCGAGGGGCGGGTGCCGCCGGACGTCATGCCCTATACGTACGAGGGCAATTGGCTGCACGCGGCGACCGACGCGGAGCGTGAACACCTGGAGGCCCGCTCGGTCGGACTCATCGCCCGTCTGCATGACCAAGTCCCGCTGTCCGAGGCTGAGTTCCTCACCCTTCCGGGGGAGGGTGGCGCCCTGACCCGGCACGTCGCATCCCAACGGGCGTACTACGAGTGGGTGGTTGACGGTGTCGCCCGCTCACCCCTCATCGAGAGCGCCTTCGACCGGCTCACGGAACTCTGGCCTGCCGACCCCGGCGAACCGGTCCTCAACTGGGGCGACGCGCGCATCGGGAACGTCGTCTACGACGGGTTCGACCCCGTCGCCGTCCTCGACTGGGAGATGGCGGCCCCGGCCCCGCGCGAGGTGGACCTCGGCTGGACCGTCTATCTGCACCGCTTCTTCCAGGACCTGACGGTCGCCTTCGGCCAGGTGGGCCTGCCGGAGTTCTTCCGCCGGGACCGGGTGGAGGCGCGGTACGCCGAACTCACCGGCCACACCCCGCGCGACATGGACTTCTACACCCTGTACGCGGCCCTGCGGCACGCGATCGTGATGCTCCGTATCGCCTACCGCCAGGTGCACTTCGGCGAAGTGGCCGTCCCGGCGGACCCGGACACACTGATCCTGCACCACGGCAGCCTGCGGGCCATGGTGCAGGGCAGCTACTGGGGTTGA
- a CDS encoding RNA polymerase-binding protein RbpA — protein MSERALRGTRLVVTSYETDRGIDLAPRQAVEYACEKGHRFEMPFSVEAEIPPEWECKVCGAQALLVDGDGPEEKKAKPARTHWDMLMERRTREELEEVLEERLAVLRSGAMNIAVHPRDSRKSA, from the coding sequence ATGAGTGAGCGAGCTCTTCGCGGCACGCGCCTCGTGGTGACCAGCTACGAGACGGACCGCGGTATCGACCTGGCACCCCGCCAGGCCGTGGAGTACGCATGCGAGAAGGGACATCGCTTTGAGATGCCCTTCTCGGTCGAGGCGGAGATCCCGCCGGAGTGGGAGTGCAAGGTCTGCGGGGCCCAGGCACTCCTGGTCGACGGCGACGGCCCTGAGGAAAAGAAGGCCAAGCCCGCGCGTACCCACTGGGACATGCTGATGGAGCGGCGCACCCGCGAGGAACTCGAAGAGGTCCTCGAGGAGCGTCTTGCCGTTCTCCGTTCCGGCGCGATGAACATCGCGGTTCACCCGAGGGACAGCCGCAAGTCGGCCTAG
- a CDS encoding polyprenol monophosphomannose synthase has product MNDGDGALAAQAQGRKFGPLGTALVIIPTYNEAENIKSIVRRVRQSVPEAHVLVADDNSPDGTGKLADELAAEDEQVQVLHRKGKEGLGAAYLAGFHWGMDNGYGVLIEMDADGSHQPEELPRLLTALKGADLVLGSRWVPGGRVVNWPKSREFISRGGSLYSRVALDLPLRDITGGYRAFRRETLEGLGLDDVASQGYCFQVDLARRAVRAGYHVVEVPITFVERELGDSKMSRDILVEALWRVTTWGVGERVGKLRGRANPGRKPSQP; this is encoded by the coding sequence GTGAACGACGGCGACGGAGCCCTCGCGGCACAGGCCCAGGGGCGGAAGTTCGGCCCGCTCGGCACGGCCTTGGTGATCATCCCGACCTACAACGAGGCGGAGAACATCAAGTCCATCGTCCGTCGGGTGCGGCAGTCGGTCCCCGAGGCTCATGTCCTCGTGGCGGACGACAACAGCCCCGACGGCACCGGCAAGCTGGCCGACGAGCTGGCGGCCGAGGACGAACAGGTCCAGGTGCTGCACCGCAAGGGCAAGGAAGGCCTCGGCGCCGCCTACCTGGCGGGCTTCCACTGGGGCATGGACAACGGCTACGGCGTCCTCATCGAGATGGACGCCGACGGCTCCCACCAGCCCGAGGAGCTGCCCCGGCTGCTCACCGCGCTCAAGGGCGCGGACCTGGTGCTCGGCTCCCGCTGGGTACCCGGCGGCCGGGTGGTGAACTGGCCGAAGTCCCGCGAGTTCATCTCGCGCGGCGGCAGCCTCTACTCGCGCGTGGCGCTCGACCTGCCGCTGCGCGACATCACCGGCGGCTACCGCGCCTTCCGCCGCGAGACCCTCGAAGGCCTCGGCCTGGACGACGTGGCCTCCCAGGGCTACTGCTTCCAGGTCGACCTGGCCCGCCGCGCCGTTCGGGCCGGCTACCACGTCGTCGAGGTCCCCATCACCTTCGTGGAGCGCGAACTCGGCGACTCCAAGATGAGCCGCGACATCCTCGTCGAGGCCCTGTGGCGGGTCACCACCTGGGGCGTGGGCGAGCGCGTCGGCAAGCTCCGCGGCCGCGCGAACCCCGGGAGAAAGCCTTCACAGCCGTAG
- a CDS encoding TetR/AcrR family transcriptional regulator, which produces MEISQQRDVPRPRARGTERSLARRAELITIGRKLFADTSYDALSMDDIARQAHVAKGLIYYYFQSKRGYYLAIINDSVADLVTFAASGLELPQLDRVQRTMDSYLRWAEHNQAAYRTIVSGGVGFDTEVHAIRDGVRAAIVATIADGAYGRTDISRIARMGLFGWVCSVEGATLEWISTSDLSRETMREILVKTLGGTLRAIEELDPAHPAPTPARRDV; this is translated from the coding sequence TTGGAAATCAGTCAGCAGCGTGACGTCCCACGTCCCAGGGCCCGCGGTACCGAGCGTTCCTTGGCGCGCCGCGCCGAACTCATCACCATCGGCCGGAAGTTGTTCGCCGACACGTCCTACGACGCGCTGTCCATGGACGACATCGCGCGGCAGGCGCATGTCGCCAAGGGGCTGATCTACTACTACTTCCAGTCCAAGCGCGGCTACTACCTGGCGATCATCAACGACTCCGTCGCCGACCTGGTGACCTTCGCGGCGAGCGGTCTCGAACTGCCCCAACTGGACCGCGTACAGCGGACGATGGACAGCTATCTGCGCTGGGCCGAGCACAACCAGGCCGCGTACCGCACGATCGTGAGCGGCGGCGTCGGCTTCGACACCGAGGTGCACGCCATCCGCGACGGGGTGCGCGCGGCGATCGTCGCGACCATCGCCGACGGGGCGTACGGCCGTACCGACATCTCCCGGATCGCCCGCATGGGCCTGTTCGGCTGGGTGTGCAGCGTCGAGGGCGCGACCCTCGAGTGGATCAGCACCTCCGACCTTTCCCGCGAGACGATGCGCGAAATCCTCGTGAAGACCCTCGGCGGCACCCTCCGCGCCATCGAGGAGCTGGACCCCGCCCACCCGGCGCCGACGCCCGCCCGCAGGGACGTCTGA
- a CDS encoding MFS transporter — MGTDTLRSQPADEAAERRREQRGWYFYDWACSVYSTSVLTVFLGPYLTSVAKSAADPDGFVHPLGIPVRAGSFFAYSVSASVIVSILVMPLAGAAADRTGRKKPLLALAAYVGAAATTGLFFLDGDRYLLGGFLLIVANSSVAVSMVVYNSYLPQIAPPEERDAVSSRGWAFGYAAGSLVLVLNLILFTAHDSFGLSESMAVRICLASAGIWWGAFTLVPLKRLRDRGRAPSEAPTVQGWRQLAATVRDMRGKPLTLSFLFAYLIYNDGIQTVISQASVYGSEELGLSQSTLITAVLMVQVLAVAGALGMGRLARTYGAKRTILGSLIAWTVTLAAGYFLPAGAPVWFFVLAAGIGLVLGGSQALSRSLFSHLVPPGKEAEYFSAYEMSDRGMSWLGPLLFGVTYQLTGSYRDAIISLVVFFVVGFVLLARVPVARAISDAGNPLPERI; from the coding sequence GTGGGTACCGACACCCTGCGGTCACAGCCGGCCGACGAGGCCGCCGAACGGCGGCGCGAACAGCGCGGCTGGTACTTCTACGACTGGGCCTGCTCCGTCTACTCGACGAGTGTGCTCACCGTGTTCCTGGGCCCGTATCTGACCTCGGTCGCGAAGTCCGCCGCGGACCCGGACGGCTTCGTGCATCCCCTGGGGATACCGGTCCGGGCGGGCTCCTTCTTCGCCTACAGCGTCTCCGCGTCGGTCATCGTGTCGATCCTGGTCATGCCCCTGGCGGGCGCCGCGGCCGACCGCACAGGCCGCAAGAAGCCCCTCCTGGCACTCGCCGCCTATGTGGGCGCGGCCGCCACCACGGGCCTGTTCTTCCTGGACGGCGACCGGTATCTGCTCGGCGGCTTCCTGCTGATCGTCGCCAACTCCTCGGTGGCCGTCTCGATGGTCGTCTACAACTCCTACCTTCCGCAGATCGCCCCTCCGGAGGAGCGCGACGCGGTCTCCTCCCGGGGCTGGGCCTTCGGCTACGCGGCGGGCTCCCTGGTCCTCGTCCTGAACCTGATCCTGTTCACCGCCCACGACTCCTTCGGCCTCTCCGAGTCGATGGCCGTCCGCATCTGTCTCGCCTCGGCGGGCATCTGGTGGGGCGCCTTCACCCTCGTACCGCTGAAACGGCTGCGCGACCGCGGCCGTGCGCCGTCCGAGGCGCCGACGGTGCAGGGCTGGCGGCAGCTCGCGGCGACCGTCCGGGACATGCGCGGCAAACCGCTCACGCTGTCCTTCCTGTTCGCCTATCTGATCTACAACGACGGCATTCAGACGGTGATCTCCCAGGCGTCCGTGTACGGATCCGAGGAGCTGGGCCTGAGTCAGTCCACGCTCATCACGGCCGTCCTGATGGTCCAGGTGCTCGCGGTGGCGGGCGCGCTCGGCATGGGGCGACTCGCCCGGACGTACGGGGCCAAGCGGACGATTCTCGGCTCCCTGATCGCGTGGACGGTGACGCTGGCCGCCGGGTACTTCCTGCCCGCCGGCGCGCCCGTCTGGTTCTTCGTGCTGGCCGCCGGGATCGGCCTGGTCCTGGGCGGCAGCCAGGCGCTGTCCCGGTCCCTGTTCTCCCATCTGGTGCCGCCCGGGAAAGAGGCCGAGTACTTCTCGGCGTACGAGATGAGCGATCGGGGCATGAGCTGGCTGGGACCCCTTCTGTTCGGGGTGACCTACCAGCTGACCGGAAGTTATCGGGACGCGATCATCTCCCTGGTGGTCTTCTTCGTGGTGGGATTCGTGCTGCTCGCGCGGGTTCCCGTGGCGCGGGCGATCAGCGACGCGGGCAATCCTCTTCCCGAGAGGATTTAG
- a CDS encoding acyl-CoA dehydrogenase family protein, with amino-acid sequence MPDRAPQPVDRQLPTDEARDLISLARDIAQREIAPRAAEEEDAGHFPREIFTLLSRSGLLGLPYDSEYGGGDQPYEVYLQVLEELAAARLTVGLGVSVHSLSCHALANYGTKQQQVEHLPAMLGGGLLGAYCLSEPSSGSDAASLRTKAVRDGEDWVIDGTKAWITHGGIADFYTVMARTGEEGARGISAFLVPGDAAGLTGAAPEKKMGMKGSPTAQVHFDGVRVPDERRLGEEGQGFAIALSALDSGRLGIAACAIGLAQAALDEAVAYASGRQQFGRPISDFQGLRFMLADMATQIEAGRALYLAAARLRDAGRPFAKQAAMAKLHCTDTAMKATIDAVQVLGGYGYTADFPVERFMREAKVLQIVEGTNQIQRMVIARHLAGPEVHRTG; translated from the coding sequence ATGCCCGACCGAGCCCCGCAGCCGGTGGACCGGCAACTGCCCACGGACGAGGCCCGGGATCTGATCTCGCTGGCCCGTGACATCGCGCAGCGAGAGATCGCCCCGAGGGCGGCCGAGGAAGAGGACGCCGGACACTTCCCGCGCGAGATCTTCACCCTCCTCTCCCGCTCGGGGCTGCTCGGCCTCCCGTACGACTCCGAGTACGGCGGCGGCGACCAGCCGTACGAGGTCTACCTCCAGGTCCTCGAAGAGCTCGCGGCGGCCCGCCTGACGGTCGGCCTCGGCGTCAGCGTCCACTCCCTCTCCTGCCACGCGCTGGCCAACTACGGCACCAAGCAGCAGCAGGTCGAGCACCTGCCCGCGATGCTCGGCGGCGGCCTGCTCGGCGCCTACTGCCTCTCCGAACCCTCCTCCGGCTCCGACGCGGCCTCCCTGCGCACGAAAGCGGTGCGCGACGGCGAGGACTGGGTGATCGACGGCACCAAGGCCTGGATCACGCACGGCGGCATCGCCGACTTCTACACGGTCATGGCCCGCACCGGCGAGGAGGGCGCGCGCGGGATCAGCGCCTTCCTGGTGCCCGGCGACGCGGCCGGCCTGACCGGCGCGGCACCGGAGAAGAAGATGGGCATGAAGGGCTCGCCCACCGCCCAGGTCCACTTCGACGGCGTCCGGGTCCCCGACGAGCGCCGCCTCGGCGAGGAGGGCCAGGGCTTCGCGATCGCCCTGTCCGCGCTGGACTCCGGCCGGCTCGGCATCGCGGCCTGCGCGATCGGCCTGGCCCAGGCGGCACTTGACGAGGCGGTGGCCTACGCGAGCGGCCGGCAGCAGTTCGGGCGCCCGATCTCCGACTTCCAGGGCCTGCGCTTCATGCTCGCCGACATGGCCACCCAGATCGAGGCGGGCCGCGCCCTGTACCTCGCGGCGGCCCGGCTGCGCGACGCGGGCCGCCCGTTCGCCAAGCAGGCGGCCATGGCCAAACTCCACTGCACCGACACCGCGATGAAGGCCACCATCGACGCCGTCCAGGTCCTCGGCGGCTATGGCTACACCGCGGACTTCCCGGTCGAGCGCTTCATGCGCGAGGCCAAGGTCCTGCAGATCGTCGAGGGCACGAACCAGATCCAACGGATGGTCATCGCCCGCCACTTGGCGGGTCCGGAAGTCCACCGGACCGGCTGA
- a CDS encoding Lrp/AsnC family transcriptional regulator: MEELDRQIVQLLVKDGRMSYTDLGKATGLSTSAVHQRVRRLEQRGVIRGYAAVVDPEAVGLPMTAFISVKPFDPSAPDDIADRLSDVPEIEACHSVAGDENYILKVRVSTPHELEELLARLRGLAGVSTRTTVVLSTPYEARPPRI, from the coding sequence ATGGAGGAGCTGGACCGACAAATCGTGCAGCTGCTCGTCAAGGACGGGCGGATGAGCTACACAGACCTGGGCAAGGCCACGGGCCTGTCCACGTCGGCCGTGCACCAGCGGGTGCGCCGGCTGGAGCAGCGGGGTGTCATCCGCGGGTATGCCGCGGTCGTCGACCCGGAGGCGGTGGGCCTGCCCATGACCGCCTTCATCTCGGTGAAACCGTTCGACCCCAGCGCCCCCGACGACATCGCGGACCGCCTCTCCGACGTCCCCGAGATCGAGGCCTGCCACAGCGTCGCGGGCGACGAGAACTACATCCTCAAGGTGCGGGTCTCCACCCCGCACGAACTGGAGGAGCTGCTGGCCCGGCTGCGCGGCCTGGCCGGCGTCTCGACCCGGACCACGGTGGTGCTCTCGACGCCGTACGAGGCCCGCCCGCCCCGCATCTGA
- a CDS encoding SCO1431 family membrane protein: protein MTAHSASAARTRSRTGGPKADGPKIVEHIVGWTLVVVIAMLVTQIGLL, encoded by the coding sequence ATGACCGCACACTCAGCCAGCGCCGCCCGCACCCGTAGCCGTACCGGCGGCCCCAAGGCCGACGGTCCGAAGATCGTCGAGCACATCGTGGGCTGGACCCTTGTCGTGGTGATCGCGATGCTTGTGACCCAAATCGGCCTGCTGTGA
- the fxsA gene encoding FxsA family membrane protein, translating into MTTGAPTPSSAARPPRSRLRTFLPLGIAVWLVLEIWLLTVVAGASSGLTVFLLLLAGFVLGAVVIKRAGRRAFQNLSQAVQQGTAPASGGGSGLMMLGGLLLMIPGLISDALGLLLLIPPVQKALARYAERVVERKLGRATPGTLGDAFQQARMHRPDGKVVQGEVIRDEPGSETPQGPRPPLTR; encoded by the coding sequence ATGACGACTGGCGCACCCACCCCTTCCTCCGCCGCCCGGCCTCCGCGTTCCCGGCTGCGTACGTTCCTGCCGTTGGGCATCGCCGTGTGGCTGGTGCTGGAGATCTGGCTGCTGACGGTGGTCGCGGGCGCGTCGAGCGGCCTTACGGTCTTCCTGCTGCTGCTCGCCGGGTTCGTGCTCGGGGCCGTGGTGATCAAGCGGGCGGGCCGCCGGGCCTTCCAGAACCTGAGCCAGGCCGTGCAGCAGGGCACCGCCCCGGCCAGTGGCGGTGGCAGCGGCCTGATGATGCTGGGCGGCCTGCTGCTGATGATCCCCGGGCTGATCTCGGACGCCCTGGGCCTGCTCCTGCTGATCCCGCCGGTCCAGAAGGCGCTGGCGCGCTACGCGGAGCGCGTGGTCGAGCGGAAGCTCGGCAGGGCCACCCCCGGCACCCTTGGAGACGCCTTCCAGCAGGCCCGTATGCACCGCCCGGACGGCAAGGTCGTCCAGGGCGAGGTCATCCGGGACGAGCCCGGCAGCGAGACCCCGCAGGGCCCGCGTCCGCCGCTCACCCGCTGA